Proteins from a genomic interval of Nocardioidaceae bacterium:
- a CDS encoding NAD(P)/FAD-dependent oxidoreductase, whose product MSETHEVDVVVVGLGPGGEAVASGAAEAGLEVVGIDRRLVGGECPYYGCIPSKMMLEAAHRLQTAGSIQGVAGSADVHPDFTPVATRIRDEATTDWDDASAVERLTGAGITFVRGEARLTGPKQVEVDGTTYAARVGVVLNVGTQPATPSIPGLADTPFWTNQEVVKVTEVPASLIVVGGGPIGVEMAQAFAGFGCRVTLLEGGDRILGPDEPEASQALAGVLAEQGVQVLDGVQIERVDHADGSFTVTTTSGGQTQELTADKLLVAAGRITQLQGLGLETVGVDPEAHRLDVDERCRVVGAEGLWAVGDVTGKGAYTHVSMYQSAIVVPDLQGEDGPTGDYRAVPHVTYTDPEVAGVGMTEQAARDAGLTVNVGSYDLGASTRGWIAGASGLVKLVEDADRGVLVGGTVVGPAAGEIVAMLTVAVHAEVPVERLLSMMYAFPALHRAVENAVKDLRA is encoded by the coding sequence ATGAGCGAGACACACGAGGTGGACGTCGTCGTCGTGGGCCTGGGGCCCGGCGGTGAGGCAGTGGCGAGCGGGGCGGCCGAGGCCGGCCTCGAGGTGGTCGGCATCGACCGGCGCCTGGTCGGGGGCGAGTGTCCCTACTACGGCTGCATCCCCAGCAAGATGATGCTCGAGGCGGCGCACCGGCTGCAGACGGCCGGCAGCATCCAGGGGGTCGCCGGCAGTGCCGACGTGCACCCCGACTTCACGCCGGTGGCCACCCGCATCCGCGACGAGGCCACCACGGACTGGGACGACGCCTCCGCGGTCGAGCGGCTGACCGGCGCCGGCATCACCTTCGTGCGCGGCGAGGCCCGGCTCACCGGACCGAAGCAGGTCGAGGTCGACGGCACCACGTACGCCGCGCGGGTCGGTGTCGTGCTCAACGTCGGCACGCAGCCGGCGACGCCGTCGATCCCGGGCCTGGCCGACACGCCCTTCTGGACCAATCAGGAGGTCGTCAAGGTCACCGAGGTGCCCGCGAGCCTGATCGTGGTCGGCGGGGGCCCGATCGGGGTCGAGATGGCCCAGGCGTTCGCCGGCTTCGGCTGTCGCGTCACGCTGCTCGAGGGCGGCGACCGCATCCTCGGACCCGACGAGCCCGAGGCGTCGCAGGCGCTCGCCGGCGTGCTCGCCGAGCAGGGCGTCCAGGTGCTCGACGGCGTGCAGATCGAGCGCGTCGACCACGCCGACGGCTCCTTCACCGTCACGACGACCTCCGGGGGCCAGACCCAGGAGCTCACCGCTGACAAGCTGCTCGTGGCCGCCGGCCGCATCACCCAGCTGCAGGGACTCGGCCTGGAGACCGTCGGCGTCGACCCCGAGGCGCACCGGCTGGACGTCGACGAGCGGTGCCGCGTGGTCGGCGCCGAGGGCCTGTGGGCGGTGGGCGACGTCACGGGCAAGGGCGCGTACACGCACGTGTCGATGTACCAGTCCGCCATCGTCGTGCCCGACCTGCAGGGCGAGGACGGGCCCACCGGCGACTACCGCGCCGTGCCGCACGTGACCTACACCGACCCCGAGGTCGCAGGCGTCGGCATGACCGAGCAGGCCGCGCGCGACGCCGGGCTGACCGTCAACGTCGGCTCCTACGACCTCGGTGCCTCCACCCGCGGCTGGATCGCGGGGGCCAGTGGCCTGGTGAAGCTGGTCGAGGACGCCGACCGCGGTGTGCTCGTCGGCGGCACCGTCGTCGGCCCCGCCGCGGGTGAGATCGTGGCGATGCTGACCGTCGCGGTGCACGCGGAGGTGCCGGTGGAGAGGCTGCTGAGCATGATGTACGCCTTCCCCGCCCTGCACCGCGCCGTGGAGAACGCGGTCAAGGACCTGCGCGCCTGA
- the nusB gene encoding transcription antitermination factor NusB, whose product MPARSKARRRAFEMLYEGEAKAITPGQLLDQRIVDGYVVNNAYTTTLVRGVTEHAARIDAVLADYSQAWQLSRMPAVDRNLLRLGAYEVLYVDDVPDGVAISEAVDAATELSTDESPAFLNGVLSAISRDKSAILAV is encoded by the coding sequence CGCGCGTTCGAGATGCTCTACGAGGGCGAGGCCAAGGCGATTACGCCCGGTCAGCTGCTCGACCAGCGCATCGTCGACGGCTACGTCGTCAACAACGCCTACACGACCACCCTGGTGCGCGGGGTCACCGAGCACGCGGCGCGCATCGACGCCGTGCTCGCCGACTACAGCCAGGCGTGGCAGCTCTCCCGCATGCCCGCCGTCGACCGCAACCTGCTGCGGCTCGGTGCGTACGAGGTGCTCTACGTCGACGACGTGCCCGACGGGGTCGCGATCTCCGAGGCGGTCGACGCCGCGACCGAGCTGTCGACCGACGAGTCCCCGGCCTTCCTCAACGGGGTGCTCAGCGCGATCTCGCGCGACAAGTCGGCCATCCTCGCGGTCTGA
- a CDS encoding MFS transporter — MSRRAATASVLALLMATGWAANHVSALFPLYVETRGLSTMAIDSAFGVYALGLLPGLLAGGSVSDRIGRPRIVLPGACLAVLGTVVLALDAGALSLVAGRFVVGLGAGLTFAAGTAWATDLAARTGAVLAGVFLSAGFAVGPLVSGALGRWAPGPLLVPFVLSVVLSVAAILAATRWAIPSSERPDRTGAPPLTGPHQSVGLAASWALPVGALVFASVSVPLITVPTRLEGDVGGPLLVGVGSILSLGFGSAIQQVARVRGWGPRTGVVGAAASLLGFLLLAAAGEGVGLPIFVLTCLLLGTAYGLCLREGLLDVQALCPPGRRGALTGVFYVTTYLGFALPLLLTVLEPALGVRVPLLVVAAAAATVGLSRASRLSRGHPAR, encoded by the coding sequence GTGAGCAGACGCGCGGCGACAGCATCGGTGCTCGCCCTGCTGATGGCGACCGGGTGGGCGGCCAACCACGTCTCGGCGCTGTTCCCGCTCTACGTCGAGACCCGGGGGCTCTCGACGATGGCGATCGACTCCGCCTTCGGTGTGTACGCGCTCGGTCTCCTGCCCGGGCTGCTCGCGGGCGGCAGCGTCTCGGACCGGATCGGCCGACCGCGCATCGTCCTGCCAGGAGCCTGTCTGGCCGTCCTCGGAACGGTCGTGCTCGCCCTCGACGCCGGCGCGCTCAGCCTCGTGGCGGGACGCTTCGTGGTGGGGCTGGGTGCGGGCCTGACCTTCGCGGCCGGCACGGCCTGGGCGACCGATCTCGCCGCACGCACCGGCGCCGTGCTGGCCGGCGTCTTCCTCTCCGCGGGCTTCGCGGTCGGCCCCCTCGTCTCCGGGGCGCTCGGCCGGTGGGCTCCCGGTCCGCTCCTCGTGCCCTTCGTGCTCTCCGTCGTGCTGTCCGTTGCGGCGATCCTCGCGGCGACGCGTTGGGCGATCCCGTCGAGCGAGCGACCCGACCGGACGGGCGCCCCGCCGCTTACGGGTCCGCACCAGTCCGTGGGGCTCGCCGCCTCCTGGGCGCTGCCCGTCGGAGCCCTGGTCTTCGCCTCGGTCTCGGTGCCGCTCATCACCGTGCCCACCCGGTTGGAGGGAGACGTCGGCGGGCCGCTCCTGGTCGGGGTCGGGTCGATCCTGTCGCTCGGCTTCGGGTCGGCGATCCAGCAGGTCGCCCGCGTCCGGGGATGGGGACCGCGGACGGGCGTCGTCGGCGCCGCCGCGAGCCTCCTGGGCTTCCTGCTGCTCGCGGCCGCCGGGGAGGGCGTGGGCCTGCCGATCTTCGTGCTCACCTGCCTGCTGCTCGGGACCGCGTACGGTCTCTGCCTGCGTGAGGGCCTCCTCGACGTGCAGGCCCTGTGCCCACCCGGACGGCGCGGTGCCCTGACCGGCGTCTTCTACGTGACGACCTACCTCGGGTTCGCGCTGCCGTTGCTGCTCACGGTCCTCGAGCCGGCCCTGGGCGTACGCGTGCCCCTGCTGGTCGTCGCGGCCGCTGCGGCCACGGTCGGACTCAGTCGGGCGTCGCGCCTGAGCCGGGGCCACCCGGCCCGGTAG